The region CGGCTGGATCAGCGACTTCTCTGCTTCTAATTCCCGATACAGGGTGAGCGATCGCCCTGTGGAGTAGACGATCTTCGTGCCGTGCGCTTCCCGGTGGCGGATGAGTTTTTGGCTGAGGGTTTCCAGGGCAGCATCGTCCCCTACAAACGTGTTGTCTAGGTCGGTGACGAATAAAAACTGAGCCATACTCCCTCCGCTGCGTGCATAAAACCAGTGTACCGAGACAGGGTTAAGGCTTGGGATCTAACCATTGGGGGAACTGGCACACGCTCAGGACGCGATTTTTAGGCTTTTTTCTAGCCTGAAGATAGCTGTACAGCTTGAGGGAGTTGGCCTAGGGGCTTTGGCCGACTCCTTTCCCAAGGGATTGATTTAAAGGTACGGGAATTTGGGTAGTGACGGTGGCGATCTGCCCTTGGCACCCTAAGCCGGAACCTGGATAGCGCGATCGCCCGCCAGTTCAAACGCCCCATGAACCGCCTGTAGCGCCCGTACCCCGTCTTCCTCAGAAACAACGCAGCTAATTTTGATTTCGGAGGTAGCAATCATCTGAATATTGATCTTTTCGTTCGCTAAGGCTCGGAACATCTTGGCCGCCACTCCCGGACGGTTGACCATGCCCGTGCCGACAATGCTGACCTTGGCGATCGCCGTATCCACCACCACCTCGCTAAATCCTAGCTCTGGCGAAACCTGTTCCAACACCTCTTGAGCCGTCTTGGCATCGGCTTGAGCCACCGTAAATGCAATATCCCGTGTTGGCACTCCGTTCAGTAAACGGCAGCGCTGGGACTGAATAATCATGTCTACACTAACACCGTGATCGGCCAGGATTCTAAAAATTCGCGAGGCCATACCAGGGCGATCGGGAACGTGACGCACGGCAATCTGAGCCTGATTCCGATCCAGGGCAGCCCCCCGAACTGGGGGGGCATCGGAGATGATGTCTTTGGGCGCGTGTTCAAATCCGGGGATGATCGGCGATCGATCCACATCAAATGCTTGGCAAAGGGCATCCACAGCGCGATCGCAGTCTTCCATGGCGATCGCACAACTCACCTTCACCTCAGACGTGGAGATCATTTGGATATTCACGCCAGCGTCGGCAAGGGCGGTAAACATCTGCGCCGCCACCCCCGGACGTCCAATCATTCCGGCTCCAGCAATGCTGACCTTGGCAATGCCCGGATCGGTCATCACTTCCGCTTCGTCGGGTGCCGTGGATTCTGGATTACGCAGGACAGGGGCGATCGCTTCCGCCACGGCTTCCGCTTGATTCAGGGAGTCTTTCGTAACCGTGAAGGCAATATCGTTAGTGTTGCCTTCGTGGATGGATTGGATAATCAAATCCACATCCAGGTCTTGCACCGCAATTTCCCCAAACAGGCGGGCAGCAATACCAGGGCAGTCGGGAACCCGCAACAGTGCAACTTTCGCCTGGTCAGTATCCAACTCAATGGCGTCTACGGGATGTACAATTTCGAGACCCTGGAGCGATCGCGGCTGATTTAAGGGTGAAGTGACGCGGGTACCCGGCTCATCCGTCCAACTCGATCGCACCACCAGCGTTACGCCATAATTTCGGGCAATTTCCACCGCCCGTGGATGCAGCACTTTTGCCCCTAGGCTGGCCAGTTCCAGCATTTCATCACAGGTGATATCCGTCATCAACTGCGCTTCGGGAACCAGGCGAGGGTCAGTGGTCAGAATGCCCGGAACGTCGGTATAAATTTCGCAGGCATCCGCCTTCAATGCTGCTGCCAAGGCCACTGCCGAGGTATCCGATCCTCCCCGGCCCAGGGTGGTAATTTCCAGGTCTTCTGTAGAGCTAACCCCCTGGAAACCAGCGACGACCACAACTTTGCCATCGTGGAGATGTCGTTCTAGTCGTTCGGTTTGAATGTCGAGAATTCGGGCGCGGCTATGCTCAGCTTCGGTCACAATTCCCACTTGGGCACCCGTCATCGAAATGGCAGGTTGTCCAATTTCATGGAGAGCCATCGTCAGTAGCGCAATGGAAACCTGTTCTCCTGTCGAAAGGAGCATATCCATCTCGCGCCGACTGGGACTACTAGAAATGTCGTTGGCTAACTTCACCAGGCCATCGGTTGTTTTACCCATTGCCGATACCACCACCACCAGCGAGTTCCCTTGCTCCGCCGCACGTTTGACTCGTTGGGCAACGGCCTGGATCCGTTCTACCGTTCCAACGGAAGTTCCTCCATATTTTTGGACAATCAGCGCCATACTTGCCTAACCCGTGTATTCAAATTTCCTATCGATGGATGGTGGTTGTCGTCGCCCCACAGTCGCTTTCAAGCCGACTTCAAACTATCGGATGTTTCGCGATCGAACTGTACGACGAACTACGTTTAAGCC is a window of Synechococcales cyanobacterium T60_A2020_003 DNA encoding:
- a CDS encoding aspartate kinase encodes the protein MALIVQKYGGTSVGTVERIQAVAQRVKRAAEQGNSLVVVVSAMGKTTDGLVKLANDISSSPSRREMDMLLSTGEQVSIALLTMALHEIGQPAISMTGAQVGIVTEAEHSRARILDIQTERLERHLHDGKVVVVAGFQGVSSTEDLEITTLGRGGSDTSAVALAAALKADACEIYTDVPGILTTDPRLVPEAQLMTDITCDEMLELASLGAKVLHPRAVEIARNYGVTLVVRSSWTDEPGTRVTSPLNQPRSLQGLEIVHPVDAIELDTDQAKVALLRVPDCPGIAARLFGEIAVQDLDVDLIIQSIHEGNTNDIAFTVTKDSLNQAEAVAEAIAPVLRNPESTAPDEAEVMTDPGIAKVSIAGAGMIGRPGVAAQMFTALADAGVNIQMISTSEVKVSCAIAMEDCDRAVDALCQAFDVDRSPIIPGFEHAPKDIISDAPPVRGAALDRNQAQIAVRHVPDRPGMASRIFRILADHGVSVDMIIQSQRCRLLNGVPTRDIAFTVAQADAKTAQEVLEQVSPELGFSEVVVDTAIAKVSIVGTGMVNRPGVAAKMFRALANEKINIQMIATSEIKISCVVSEEDGVRALQAVHGAFELAGDRAIQVPA